In a genomic window of Nomascus leucogenys isolate Asia chromosome 4, Asia_NLE_v1, whole genome shotgun sequence:
- the TUSC2 gene encoding tumor suppressor candidate 2: MGASGSKARGLWPFASAAGGGGSEAAGAEQALVRPRGRAVPPFVFTRRGSMFYDEDGDLAHEFYEETIVTKNGQKRAKLRRVHKNLIPQGIVKLDPPRIHVDFPVILYEV; the protein is encoded by the exons ATGGGCGCCAGCGGGTCCAAAGCTCGGGGCCTGTGGCCCTTTGCCTCGGCGGCCGGAGGCGGCGGCTCAGAGGCAGCAGGAGCTGAGCAAGCTTTGGTGCGGCCTCGGGGCCGAGCTGTGCCCCCCTTCGTATTCACGCGCCGCGG CTCTATGTTCTATGATGAGGATGGGGATCTGGCTCACGAGTTCTATGAGGAGACAATCGTCACCAAGAACGGGCAGAAGCGGGCCAAGCTGAGGCGAGTGCATAAGAATCTGATTCCTCAG GGCATCGTGAAGCTGGATCCCCCCCGCATCCACGTGGATTTCCCTGTGATCCTCTATGAGGTGtga
- the RASSF1 gene encoding ras association domain-containing protein 1 isoform X3 — protein MSLNKDGSYTGFIKVQLKLVRPVSVPSSKKPPSLQDARRGPGRGTSVRRRTSFYLPKDAVKHLHVLSRTRAREVIEALLRKFLVVDDPRKFALFERAERHGQVYLRKLLDDEQPLRLRLLAGPSDKALSFVLKENDSGEVNWDAFSMPELHNFLRILQREEEEHLRQILQKYSYCRQKIQEALHACPLG, from the exons ATGAGCTTG AACAAGGACGGTTCTTACACAGGCTTCATCAAGGTTCAGCTGAAGCTGGTGCGCCCTGTCTCTGTGCCCTCCAGCAAGAAGCCACCCTCCTTGCAGGATGCCCGGCGGGGCCCAGGACGGGGCACAAGTGTCAGGCGCCGCACTTCCTTTTACCTGCCCAAGGATGCTGTCAAGCACCTGCATGTGCTGTCACGCACAAGGGCACGTGAAGTCATTGAGGCCCTGCTGCGAAAGTTCTTGGTGGTGGATGACCCCCGCAAGTTTGCACTCTTTGAGCGGGCTGAGCGTCACGGCCAAG TGTACTTGCGGAAGCTGTTGGATGATGAGCAGCCCCTGCGGCTGCGGCTCCTGGCAGGGCCCAGTGACAAGGCCCTGAGCTTCGTCCTGAAGGAAAATGACTCTGGGGAGGTGAAC TGGGACGCCTTCAGCATGCCTGAACTACATAACTTCCTGCGTATCCTGcagcgggaggaggaggagcaccTCCGCCAGATCCTGCAGAAGTACTCCTATTGCCGCCAGAAGATCCAAGAGGCCCTGCACGCCTGCCCCCTTGGGTGA
- the HYAL2 gene encoding hyaluronidase-2, with the protein MRAGPGPAVTLALVLAVAWAMELKPTAPPIFTGRPFVVAWDVPTQDCGPRLKVPLDLNAFDVQASPNEGFVNQNITIFYRDRLGLYPRFDSAGRSVHGGVPQNVSLWAHRKMLQKRVEHYIRTQESAGLAVIDWEDWRPVWVRNWQEKDVYRRSSRQLVASRHPDWPPDRIVKQAQYEFEFAAQQFMLETLRYVKAVRPRHLWGFYLFPDCYNHDYVQNWESYTGRCPDVEVARNDQLAWLWAESTALFPSVYLDETLASSRHGRNFVSFRVQEALRVARTHHANHALPVYVFTRPTYSRRLTGLSEMDLISTIGESAALGAAGVILWGDAGYTTSTETCQYLKDYLTRLLVPYVVNVSWATQYCSWAQCHGHGRCVRRNPSANTFLHLSTNSFRLVPGHAPGEPQLRPVGELSWADLDHLQTHFRCQCYLGWSGEQCQWDHRQAAGGASEAWAESHLTSLLVLAALAFTWAL; encoded by the exons ATGCGGGCAGGCCCAGGCCCCGCCGTTACGCTGGCCCTGGTGCTGGCGGTGGCATGGGCCATGGAGCTCAAGCCCACAGCACCACCCATCTTCACAGGCCGGCCCTTTGTGGTAGCGTGGGACGTGCCCACACAGGATTGCGGCCCACGCCTCAAGGTGCCACTGGACCTGAATGCCTTTGATGTGCAGGCCTCACCTAATGAGGGTTTTGTGAACCAGAATATCACCATCTTCTACCGCGACCGTCTAGGCCTGTATCCACGCTTTGATTCCGCGGGAAGGtctgtgcatggtggtgtgccaCAGAATGTCAGCCTCTGGGCACACCGGAAGATGCTGCAGAAACGTGTGGAGCACTACATTCGGACACAGGAGTCTGCGGGGCTGGCGGTCATCGACTGGGAGGACTGGCGACCTGTGTGGGTGCGCAACTGGCAGGAGAAAGATGTGTACCGCCGGTCATCACGCCAGCTGGTGGCCAGTCGTCATCCTGACTGGCCTCCAGACCGCATAGTCAAACAGGCACAATATGAGTTTGAGTTCGCAGCACAGCAGTTCATGCTGGAGACACTGCGTTATGTCAAGGCAGTGCGGCCCCGGCACCTCTGGGGCTTCTACCTCTTTCCTGACTGCTACAATCATGATTATGTGCAGAACTGGGAGAGCTACACAGGCCGCTGCCCTGATGTTGAGGTGGCCCGCAATGACCAGCTGGCCTGGCTGTGGGCTGAGAGCACGGCCCTCTTCCCGTCTGTCTACCTGGACGAGACACTCGCTTCCTCCCGCCATGGCCGCAACTTTGTGAGCTTCCGTGTTCAGGAGGCCCTTCGTGTGGCTCGCACCCACCATGCCAACCACGCACTCCCAGTCTACGTCTTCACACGGCCCACCTATAGCCGCAGGCTCACGGGGCTTAGTGAG atggacctcatctctaccattGGCGAGAGTGCGGCCCTGGGCGCAGCTGGTGTCATCCTCTGGGGCGACGCAGGGTACACCACAAGCACG GAGACCTGCCAGTACCTCAAAGATTACCTGACACGGCTGCTGGTCCCCTATGTGGTCAATGTGTCCTGGGCTACCCAATATTGCAGCTGGGCCCAGTGTCATGGCCATGGGCGCTGTGTGCGCCGCAACCCCAGTGCCAATACCTTCCTGCATCTCAGCACCAACAGCTTCCGCCTAGTGCCTGGCCATGCACCTGGTGAACCCCAGCTACGACCTGTGGGGGAGCTCAGCTGGGCCGACCTTGACCACCTGCAGACACACTTCCGCTGCCAGTGCTACTTGGGCTGGAGTGGTGAGCAATGCCAGTGGGACCATAGGCAGGCAGCTGGGGGTGCCAGCGAGGCCTGGGCTGAGTCCCACCTCACCAGTCTGCTGGTTCTGGCAGCCCTGGCCTTTACCTGGGCCTTGTAG